In Sulfuricurvum sp., the sequence GCAATGTAATACGCCACAAAGGAGACCATAATCGCAAAGAAAAAGGCTAGTTTCTTCTTTTCAGAACATTTCTTACACATCATAACCCCTTATTTATAATTTCAGTAAAAGGCGATTTTAACACAAATACTCTTCATAAGAGTCTTATTTACTCTATGGTATAATCGCGAACTTTTTTAACACCCTAAGGATAACTATGACTGGCATTTTGCTCATCGTACAAATCGTACTCGTGGTGATGATCGTCATCGCCGTACTCTTACAAAAAAGCTCTAGCATCGGGCTTGGCGCATACAGCGGTTCTAATGATTCGGTTTTCGGAGCCAAAGGACCTGCGAGTTTTTTAACCAAGATCACTTTTGCTCTTGGCTTTGTATTTGTGGTTAATACCATCGCATTGGGCTATTTTTACGCTCAACAAAAAAACAGTTCGGTTGTCGACGATATGATCGATAAAAATGATGTTAAAGCTCCTAGTATTAACATCGTCAATGATACCAACACTACCAAGTAAGGAGAAATCATGCTTAACGAAGTTTACACTTTTTGTGAAGAGAAAATGCAAGGCTCAGCCGATCACTTGCTCGTCAACTTTCGTACATTACGTACCGGTCGTGTAACCACCAAAATTTTAGATAACGTTCGCGTCGATAACTACGGTTCACTCACCCCAATCGATCAAGCGGCAAGCGTCCTCGCGACCGATGCAACAACGATTACCATCTCTCCGTGGGATAAATCAATGCTTAATGTCATCGAAAAAGCGATTATGAAAGCCGATATCGGGGTTAATCCAAACAACAACGGAACAGAGATCAAACTTTTCTTCCCTCCAATGACGGTAGACCAACGTCAAGAGACGGCGAAAAAAGCCAAAGGGATGGCAGAAGATGCCAAAGTAGCAATCCGCAATGATCGCAAAAAAGCCAATGACAAAATCAAAGTGCTCGAAAAAGATAAATTGGTAACCGCCGATGAGTCAAAAGGGGCACAAGATAAAGTGCAAAAAATCACCGATAAATTTATCACTAAAATCGAAGAATTGCTCAAAGCTAAAGAGCAAGATATCTTGACGGTATAACTACGATGGATATTAAACAAATATACCTCGATGCGAGCGCGATGCTCGAGGGGCATTTTAAACTCAGCTCCGGCAATCACTCTGCCTATTATCTCCAATCGGCAAAAGTGTTGGAACAACCTCGCATCGCAAAACTTCTTGCCGATGCATTAGCGGTAAATATCCAAGAGAGCGGTTTGGAAATCGATACCGTTTGTGCTCCTGCACTCGGCGGTTTGATTGCCGGTTTTGCCCTCGCAACCGCGCTCGATAAACGCTCGATTTTTGCCGAACGGGTTAATGGTGAGATGCAAATTCGTCGCGGGTTTGAGATTAGTGCGGGTGAGCGTGTCCTCATCTGTGAAGATATCATCACCACCGGCGGCTCGGCTATGGAAGCGGCAAAGGCTATCGAAGCTCTCGGCGGTATCGTCGTCGGTTTTGCGGCACTCGCTAACCGTGGATTTTGTAAACGTGAGGGGTCTGCATTAGAGCGTAAAGTAAATTGTGCTCTTCCTAGTGACAAACCTCTTTTTGCCCTCGCTGATTTTGATTTCGAAATGTATGCACCGGAAAATTGTCCGTTGTGTAAAGATGGCTCTGAGGCAATCAAACCAGGATCACGAGGAAATTAATGTCGGAGAAGTTCAAACTCGATATGGCGCATCTGCAAAAAGTGCAACGCACCATCCGTAAATCGGGAAATATTTTCCCCAACGAAACAGCACTTATCGAAACGCTTGAAGATTTAATCATTAAAGCCCAAGACGATACGTCACTTAATACCTACTACTCTATGGCTCAGTATCTCAAACAACGAGTCAAAGAGCTCCGTAGCCATCTCGATGCTCCACTCCAAGAGATTGAAGAGGCGTATCTCGATCTCGATTGGTCAATCAACTATCTCCAATGGCTCGTCACCGAACAGCCGAAAAAAGATTAAATTTTCTCTTTTATATCACAATAAAGTGCTTCACACACCAGTTTAGCCGCCACCTCTTTTTTCCCATCGACGGTGACGCTAATCGGGAGACCTCGCAACTCCCGTTTCTCTTCCAAACTCACCACTTTGACCACCACTTTGACATGGGGTGCATAGGTCAAGATTGATTCACAAACCAACCGTTTTTTAGCACTGTTATCGAGGGTTACGATAACACTTACCGCATCTTCGGTATGAAGTTTTTGGAGGATTGCTGTTTTCGACATATCTCCATAATAGGCTTTTTCACCATCCGCTAACGCCTCTTGGACATGTTTGTAACTGTTATCGATAATAACGTACGTTACCCCCTCGGCATGCAACGCTTTGACAACAAATTTTCCCACTACTCCGTATCCGCAGACAATCACATGGTTATTGTGCACCCCTAACGTGCTAAAATCCTCAGTCATACCCGGTTCGGTAAAAAATATCCCCGCAATCGAAGCAATTTTCGAGAGGATAAAAGGGGTAAAAATAATCGAGAGGACAACCACCAAGACAAGCAATTGATTGAGATCCTCATCGAGTATCTTGGCATTTCCCGCCAAAGCAAAAATCGCAAACGAAAATTCCCCCACTTGAGAGAGGGCAATGGCGGTTTTAAATGCCACCTTCGCTTTCGAATAAATCCGAACCACCCCAAATAGCACCACCGCTTTGATAACCAAAATAGCAACCAATATCCCCATAATTTCGGCAACATGGTGAACAAAAAACGTCAAATCAATCTTCATCCCTACGGTAACAAAAAATGTCCCCAGTAGAAGATCTTTAAACGGTGCGATATCGGCTTCGACTTTGTGATGATACTGGGTTTCGGCGATAATCATCCCTGCAATAAATGCCCCCAATGAATAGGTAAAACCAAAGGCGTGAACTAAGAGCGATGCACCGACGACGATGAGTAGAACAGATCCCATAAAGAGTTCATCGACGTTCGAGCTAGAGGAGAAATGGAGCAACCATGCCATCACCCGCTTGCCCACAACAAACAAAAGCCCTACAATCACCACAGCACTCAGGGTTGTTTGGAGCAATACAGCGGCGATATTTTCAGAACCGTTACTCAAAAACCCGATTAACAATAAAATAGGGATAACGGCGATATCTTGATAGATTAAAATCCCCATAGAGCGCTGCCCATAAGGTCTTGTTATCTCTTTCGTCGCTTTGAGCTGAGTCAAAACAACGGCGGTAGAAGAGAGGGCAAGCGACATCGAGACAATCAGTGAGGTGGCAAAATCGAGGTGAAATACCCAAAACGAAGCGATAAAAAAAACGATTGCGGTGAGGGTCGTTTGCAAAAAACCGTTAAAAAAGACATCGGTTTTCATCGTTGCCAAACGGCGTAGTGAAACCTCTAATCCGATTGTAAACATTAAAAAAACGACACCGAATTCGGCAATCATCTCCAAGGTATGATTATCAACCATATGGTGCAAATCAAACCCGTACGCAACTACCGTACCGGTCATAATATAGCCGATTATAGGGGAGACACCGAACCGTTTTAAAATAAGATTAACAACGATTGAGATCCCCAATGCAACTGTTAAATAATAAAGTCCAGATTCCACGATTATCCTTTTATAAGTGTTAACAGTATATAATGTCCTACTTAAAAATTCACCGATACCACTAAGGAATTCAATCATGACAAAATATATATTTGTAACAGGTGGAGTACTCAGTTCTCTCGGAAAAGGGATTACCGCTGCGAGTATCGGTGCGCTTCTGAAGCACTCAGGTATCAAAGTAGGGATGCTCAAAATCGATCCTTATATCAACGTCGATCCCGGAACGATGAGTCCGTTAGAGCACGGTGAAGTATTCGTCACCAAAGACGGTGCGGAAACCGATCTCGACATCGGGAACTATGAGCGTTTTTTAAATGACTCTTTTTTGCGTACCAGCAACTTCACGACAGGGCAAGTGTACAGCTCCGTTATCGAGCGTGAACGTACCGGAGGCTACCTCGGACAAACCATCCAAGTTGTCCCTCACATCGTCGGCGAAATCGTTGATCGTATCAAAAAAGCGGGTGAAGGGCACGATATTCTCGTTGTCGAACTCGGTGGAACCGTCGGAGATATCGAAGGATTGCCGTTTATGGAAGCGATCCGCACCATGAAGCACGATGATGAAGTAGAGGGGACATTTTTTATCCACGTTACCCTCATCCCTTTCATCAAAGCAGCAGGGGAGCACAAAAGTAAACCAACTCAACACTCCGTCCAAGAGCTTCGCCGTATCGGTATCACTCCTCAGATGATTATCGCCCGTAGTGAAGAAAAACTCCCAAAAACGTTTAAAAAGAAACTTGCCCTCGCGTGTGACGTAAGCTCGGATAGTATCATCGAGGCGATGGATGAGCAAACCATTTATGCCGTTCCTCTCAGCTTTTTACAACAAAATATCCTCGCCCCTATCGCGAAAGAGTTAGGGCTTGGGGAGCTCAAACCCGATATGGAACAATGGGATTCACTGGTCAAAAAAATCGTCTCCCCGAAACATCTCGTCACCATCGGTTTCGTCGGAAAATATTTGGAGCTCAAAGAGTCGTATAAATCGCTCATCGAAGCCCTTATCCACTCAGGAGGTCACCTCGATACCCGCGTGGCAATCAACTGGATTGACAGCGAAAAGATTGAGGTTCAAGGGGCAGAAGCACTCTTGAGCGATTGTGATTCTATCCTCGTTGCGGGCGGTTTCGGTAATCGTGGGGTTGAGGGTAAAATCCAAGCAATCCGCTACGCCCGTGAAAACAACCTCCCGTATTTGGGAATCTGTTTGGGGATGCAGCTCTCTATCGTCGAATATGCCCGTAATGTCTTGGGTTACGCCGATGCCAACTCTATCGAGTTTAACCCGACGACAACCCATCCGATGATTTACCTCATCGACAACTTTATCGACCAATCAGGCTCACAACAACTCCGAACTCACCACTCACCTATGGGGGGAACGCTCCGTTTGGGTGAATATCCGTGTGAAACCAAAGAGGGTTCAAACCTCCGAGCGGCGTACAACGGGGAGAAACTGATTCATGAGCGTCACCGCCACCGTTATGAAGCCAACCCAATCTATCGTGAAGCGTTAGAAAAGGCGGGGATGATGATTACGGGTGAGTCCAACGGTCTCATCGAAGCGGTCGAAATCCCGAACCATCCATGGTTTTTAGGGGTACAATTTCACCCTGAATTCACCTCTCATCTCCAAAGCCCGAACCCTTCTATCCTCGCATTTGTGAAGGCGACTTTTGAGCACAATACCACTGCCTGAGGCTCCCCTTTTAGATACGCACATGCTCGAAGCGTATCTTCGTAGCCGTTTTGCGTGTGAGAGTGAAAAACTCTCCGATATTCCCCACCCCTCACAACTCAAAGATGCCCTCAAAGGGGCTAAAAGAATCGCCGATGCCATCCGTCGCAAGGAAAGAATCGCCCTTGTCGGGGATTATGATGTGGATGGTGTCACCTCAACCGCCATCGTAAAGCGCTTTTTTCACCTCATCAATGCTCCACTGTTTGCCACTATCCCCAACCGCTTTAGCGACGGATACGGTGTTTCGCGTAGTGTACTTGAACGAATCGATGCCGATGTCATTTTTACCGTTGATAATGGGATTAATGCCATCGAAGCTGCCGAAGTATGTCGTGCACGAGGGATTGATCTCATCATCACCGATCACCATACCCCATCTGAGCTCCTCCCAGACGCCTACGCCATCATCAACCCCAAACAACACGATTGCCCCTACCCTCTCAAAGAGATTTGCGGTGCACAGGTTGCATGGCTATTGATGGCCCTTCTCAAAGCCGAACTAAACCTCGATGTTGATATGCGCCAATTTTTCCCCTATCTCGCACTCGCTATCGTTGCCGATGTGATGCCTCTCACAGGGGCTAATCGCTCCATCGTCAAAGCGGGGTTAGAGATGATGAGCACCTCCCCCATTCCAGCATTCGTCATCATTCGAGACGTACTCAACAAATCGCGCATATCTTCAGAGGATATCGGTTTTCAGATTGCCCCGAGACTAAACTCAGCAGGACGGCTCGAAGATGCCTCTATCGCACTCGAATTTTTAAGCGCCGATACCACCCAGAAGGCTTATCATCAGTTTGAACTCCTCACCTCACTCAATGCAATGCGCAAGGAAATCGAGGCCGACACCACCACTAAGGCAATGCTGGAGGTAAACCCCGAGGATTCCATTATCGTCGTCGCCGGTGAGGGGTGGAATGAGGGGGTTGTGGGGATTGTCGCCTCACGACTCGTCAACCATTTTCAAAAGCCCGCCATTGTCCTCAGCATCCATAACGGTATCGCCAAAGGCTCAGGTCGCAGTATCGGCAATGTCGATCTCTATAGCCTCATCAAATCCCAAGAAGAGCATCTCCAAAAATTCGGAGGTCACAAAATGGCGGCGGGATTATCGATGAGTGAATCGGCGGTAGAAGCGTTTCGACTGGGGATTAACACGGCGGGTAGAGCAATCGATTCTGCCGATTTTATCCCAAAAAGCGATATTATCGGAGAGCTTGCCGCTGAATCCATCACCCCTGATTTACTCCATCTGCTGGAGAGATTTGAACCCTATGGCGAGGGGAACCCCAGACCGCGATTTCTTTTACGCTCTGCACACGTTAGTGAAGTCAAACTTTTCGGTAGCGATAAATCCCATAGCAGGCTCTCCCTTCGCCCCAACCCGCTTCATCCCCAAACATTGGAGTTTATCGCGTTTCGACGTATCC encodes:
- the secG gene encoding preprotein translocase subunit SecG, which codes for MTGILLIVQIVLVVMIVIAVLLQKSSSIGLGAYSGSNDSVFGAKGPASFLTKITFALGFVFVVNTIALGYFYAQQKNSSVVDDMIDKNDVKAPSINIVNDTNTTK
- the frr gene encoding ribosome recycling factor, translated to MLNEVYTFCEEKMQGSADHLLVNFRTLRTGRVTTKILDNVRVDNYGSLTPIDQAASVLATDATTITISPWDKSMLNVIEKAIMKADIGVNPNNNGTEIKLFFPPMTVDQRQETAKKAKGMAEDAKVAIRNDRKKANDKIKVLEKDKLVTADESKGAQDKVQKITDKFITKIEELLKAKEQDILTV
- the pyrE gene encoding orotate phosphoribosyltransferase: MDIKQIYLDASAMLEGHFKLSSGNHSAYYLQSAKVLEQPRIAKLLADALAVNIQESGLEIDTVCAPALGGLIAGFALATALDKRSIFAERVNGEMQIRRGFEISAGERVLICEDIITTGGSAMEAAKAIEALGGIVVGFAALANRGFCKREGSALERKVNCALPSDKPLFALADFDFEMYAPENCPLCKDGSEAIKPGSRGN
- a CDS encoding cation:proton antiporter, with amino-acid sequence MESGLYYLTVALGISIVVNLILKRFGVSPIIGYIMTGTVVAYGFDLHHMVDNHTLEMIAEFGVVFLMFTIGLEVSLRRLATMKTDVFFNGFLQTTLTAIVFFIASFWVFHLDFATSLIVSMSLALSSTAVVLTQLKATKEITRPYGQRSMGILIYQDIAVIPILLLIGFLSNGSENIAAVLLQTTLSAVVIVGLLFVVGKRVMAWLLHFSSSSNVDELFMGSVLLIVVGASLLVHAFGFTYSLGAFIAGMIIAETQYHHKVEADIAPFKDLLLGTFFVTVGMKIDLTFFVHHVAEIMGILVAILVIKAVVLFGVVRIYSKAKVAFKTAIALSQVGEFSFAIFALAGNAKILDEDLNQLLVLVVVLSIIFTPFILSKIASIAGIFFTEPGMTEDFSTLGVHNNHVIVCGYGVVGKFVVKALHAEGVTYVIIDNSYKHVQEALADGEKAYYGDMSKTAILQKLHTEDAVSVIVTLDNSAKKRLVCESILTYAPHVKVVVKVVSLEEKRELRGLPISVTVDGKKEVAAKLVCEALYCDIKEKI
- a CDS encoding CTP synthase produces the protein MTKYIFVTGGVLSSLGKGITAASIGALLKHSGIKVGMLKIDPYINVDPGTMSPLEHGEVFVTKDGAETDLDIGNYERFLNDSFLRTSNFTTGQVYSSVIERERTGGYLGQTIQVVPHIVGEIVDRIKKAGEGHDILVVELGGTVGDIEGLPFMEAIRTMKHDDEVEGTFFIHVTLIPFIKAAGEHKSKPTQHSVQELRRIGITPQMIIARSEEKLPKTFKKKLALACDVSSDSIIEAMDEQTIYAVPLSFLQQNILAPIAKELGLGELKPDMEQWDSLVKKIVSPKHLVTIGFVGKYLELKESYKSLIEALIHSGGHLDTRVAINWIDSEKIEVQGAEALLSDCDSILVAGGFGNRGVEGKIQAIRYARENNLPYLGICLGMQLSIVEYARNVLGYADANSIEFNPTTTHPMIYLIDNFIDQSGSQQLRTHHSPMGGTLRLGEYPCETKEGSNLRAAYNGEKLIHERHRHRYEANPIYREALEKAGMMITGESNGLIEAVEIPNHPWFLGVQFHPEFTSHLQSPNPSILAFVKATFEHNTTA
- the recJ gene encoding single-stranded-DNA-specific exonuclease RecJ gives rise to the protein MSTIPLPEAPLLDTHMLEAYLRSRFACESEKLSDIPHPSQLKDALKGAKRIADAIRRKERIALVGDYDVDGVTSTAIVKRFFHLINAPLFATIPNRFSDGYGVSRSVLERIDADVIFTVDNGINAIEAAEVCRARGIDLIITDHHTPSELLPDAYAIINPKQHDCPYPLKEICGAQVAWLLMALLKAELNLDVDMRQFFPYLALAIVADVMPLTGANRSIVKAGLEMMSTSPIPAFVIIRDVLNKSRISSEDIGFQIAPRLNSAGRLEDASIALEFLSADTTQKAYHQFELLTSLNAMRKEIEADTTTKAMLEVNPEDSIIVVAGEGWNEGVVGIVASRLVNHFQKPAIVLSIHNGIAKGSGRSIGNVDLYSLIKSQEEHLQKFGGHKMAAGLSMSESAVEAFRLGINTAGRAIDSADFIPKSDIIGELAAESITPDLLHLLERFEPYGEGNPRPRFLLRSAHVSEVKLFGSDKSHSRLSLRPNPLHPQTLEFIAFRRILECPESKTLSCSYTVNKNEFNGKVSMQLLIERLF